From the genome of Candidatus Aramenus sp. CH1, one region includes:
- a CDS encoding ribbon-helix-helix domain-containing protein, with protein MKTITVKIPEELYNKMKAHKEINWSEVIRRAIKNKLEGLEGVTTGSELIEMLKRLGVKEEEISIEPPQGEEEFQRELRGKRSMTQAY; from the coding sequence ATGAAGACTATTACCGTTAAGATCCCTGAAGAGCTTTATAACAAGATGAAAGCCCACAAAGAAATAAATTGGAGTGAAGTAATTAGGAGGGCTATCAAGAATAAATTAGAAGGGTTAGAGGGCGTAACAACTGGGAGTGAGCTAATCGAGATGTTAAAAAGATTAGGCGTAAAAGAGGAAGAGATTAGCATTGAACCTCCTCAAGGTGAGGAAGAATTCCAGAGGGAGCTGAGAGGGAAAAGATCTATGACACAAGCGTACTGA
- a CDS encoding methyltransferase translates to MSFFVVNEVVNGIPLSLVSHPGLFSKKKLDLGTRVLLENLLMPESGTVADVGCGYGPIGIYVSLRNPNLKVYMVDVNPLAVRTAKYNVERYGLKNVTVLKSDALAEVNEKLDAVYSNPPLSRGVEFIEKLAQQSNEKVKEGGFVQLVVYKGESNAVKAFGEFFSVEVLKRQKGYSLILARR, encoded by the coding sequence ATGAGCTTCTTTGTGGTTAATGAAGTAGTCAACGGTATCCCGCTGAGCCTAGTCAGCCACCCTGGTCTTTTTTCCAAGAAGAAGCTCGACCTAGGGACTAGAGTCCTCCTAGAGAACTTGTTAATGCCGGAGAGCGGTACTGTGGCAGACGTGGGGTGTGGTTACGGCCCCATAGGGATATACGTTTCCCTTAGGAACCCCAACTTGAAGGTCTACATGGTAGACGTGAACCCTTTAGCAGTGAGGACGGCTAAGTACAACGTAGAGAGGTACGGGCTTAAGAACGTCACTGTCCTGAAGAGCGACGCATTAGCTGAGGTAAACGAAAAGCTAGACGCTGTGTACTCCAACCCACCCCTATCCAGGGGAGTCGAGTTCATAGAAAAGCTAGCCCAACAGAGCAACGAGAAGGTCAAAGAGGGAGGGTTTGTCCAGCTAGTAGTTTACAAGGGGGAGAGCAACGCAGTAAAGGCGTTTGGCGAGTTTTTCAGCGTAGAAGTATTAAAAAGGCAGAAGGGGTACTCGTTAATATTGGCCAGAAGGTAA
- a CDS encoding RNA-guided pseudouridylation complex pseudouridine synthase subunit Cbf5: MGRGNPKVTGVLPIGLENATKIMSYTTNAGKEYICVMQVHCDVDEKTLVEVVKKFEGEIYQRPPVRSSVKRRLRIRRVKAIDLLEVKGRLALLRIESDPGTYMRKICHDAGILLGCGAHMRELRRTRSGIFTEKGLVTLQEVSEALYLWRNCKDESELKRILLPMEFALCGMPKIIVDDMAVNAVAYGAQVMAPGVVAYQKFNKGDLVGVITLKGEGVAIGVAEVSSEELENMEKGEVTRLKRVLIPRDVYPKAWK; the protein is encoded by the coding sequence TTGGGGCGGGGTAATCCCAAGGTAACTGGAGTACTTCCCATAGGCCTGGAGAACGCCACCAAGATAATGAGCTACACCACCAACGCCGGCAAGGAGTACATCTGCGTAATGCAAGTCCACTGCGACGTAGACGAAAAGACCTTAGTTGAGGTAGTCAAGAAGTTTGAGGGAGAGATCTACCAGAGGCCTCCCGTTAGGTCGTCCGTGAAGAGGAGGCTGAGGATAAGGAGAGTGAAGGCAATAGACTTATTAGAGGTAAAGGGGAGGCTGGCGTTGCTGAGGATAGAGTCAGACCCGGGCACGTACATGAGGAAGATATGTCACGACGCAGGGATACTGCTGGGCTGTGGGGCGCACATGAGGGAGCTCAGGAGGACTAGGTCTGGGATCTTTACAGAGAAAGGTTTAGTGACCCTCCAGGAGGTGTCCGAGGCCCTCTACTTGTGGAGGAACTGCAAGGACGAAAGCGAGCTCAAGAGGATTCTGTTGCCAATGGAGTTCGCCCTATGCGGTATGCCAAAGATAATAGTGGACGACATGGCAGTGAACGCCGTAGCTTACGGGGCCCAAGTAATGGCTCCAGGCGTAGTTGCGTATCAAAAGTTCAACAAGGGAGATCTAGTAGGGGTAATAACGCTTAAGGGGGAGGGGGTAGCGATAGGAGTGGCTGAGGTAAGCTCAGAGGAGCTGGAAAATATGGAAAAGGGAGAGGTCACTCGGCTAAAGAGAGTTTTAATACCCAGAGACGTGTATCCTAAAGCTTGGAAATGA
- a CDS encoding tRNA pseudouridine synthase A — MNFYNFIYKIDEFCSYDNPWKVRKEEETSEKYGVYPDKRNVEQLIKNSIINLDKPPGPTSHEVAFWVKKMFNVNKVGHGGTLEPLAWGGVIPR, encoded by the coding sequence ATGAATTTTTATAACTTTATTTACAAGATAGACGAGTTTTGTTCGTACGACAACCCATGGAAGGTAAGAAAGGAGGAGGAAACGTCAGAGAAGTACGGGGTCTACCCTGACAAGAGGAACGTTGAACAGCTGATAAAGAACTCCATAATCAACTTGGACAAACCTCCTGGACCCACCAGTCACGAGGTCGCGTTCTGGGTGAAGAAGATGTTTAACGTTAACAAGGTAGGTCACGGAGGGACCCTAGAGCCCCTCGCTTGGGGCGGGGTAATCCCAAGGTAA
- a CDS encoding 50S ribosomal protein L14e: protein MPVIEIGRICVKTRGREAGKKCVIVDIVDNNFVLVTGPKKLSGVKRRRVNILHLEPTDKKVDIQKGASDEEVEKKLQEAGLADFVKEQVKVRIPVI, encoded by the coding sequence ATGCCGGTCATTGAAATAGGAAGGATATGTGTGAAAACTAGAGGTAGGGAAGCTGGGAAGAAGTGCGTCATAGTCGACATAGTAGATAACAACTTTGTTCTAGTGACTGGGCCAAAGAAGTTGTCAGGAGTCAAGAGGAGGAGGGTAAATATCCTCCACTTGGAGCCGACCGACAAGAAGGTAGACATACAGAAGGGTGCCTCAGACGAGGAAGTAGAGAAGAAGCTCCAGGAAGCTGGGTTAGCGGACTTTGTGAAGGAGCAGGTCAAGGTAAGGATTCCAGTGATTTAA
- a CDS encoding DEAD/DEAH box helicase, which produces MLTPSDFVKVLREIGYTSLTPVQKLAIPKVLSGKDTLIVAPTGSGKTEAAVIPLFYKIWENRPSKISLLYFTPLRALNRDLETRLKKLGNALGITVMTRHGDTTERQRKEIVKSPPDALITTPETFQYLLVNKSYLQLFENVKWVVVDELQEMLDEKRGYELSVLLSRLKRVSKNKVQMIGLSATIGDVELAKRYLSNSDVELVKANMAKEYRIDLVVPKVDEEKVGEMENTDPYLFSRLEKVKEIVESHRPVLIFTNTRETAEFLASELQSRYNLKVAVHHGSLSREVREGIEREFKEGNLDALVATSSLELGIDIGKIGLVIQYMSPREVIRLLQRVGRSGHSVGKVSRGIVIPGDYVYDVLECKAIIDLSREGYLESPSIEQNPLDVLAHEIAGMVLQGASDLYEIISVVKESVYFKGLTDEEVRKVIDYMESARIVRQRDGRLVPGYRLWKYYYGTNMIPDSIRRYSVVNVANNVELGKLDEEFVAMLEEDSVFILGGKLWKVVSVENGRIFVDKAELKKGVLPSWFGESIPVEKEVAKKVYSYLVETISGKGSELEEVNRVVEEYKRRGYPELRSNDILVEVMGDLLVVHSPFGSKGNNTLGALLSFYLSRIKGIRTSYRNDPYHIVIASVLSISREEVVEALSRLNALRDEDVVEIVKRAVIESPQFKWKLYTEAKRFGAIDPDSEAVVSSTLLKQFTDTVVGEEAVKELMVKSHDLSVIHDVKEYNWIVVNSPSPSPLAKEFLERLLVTDAEETPVMLEVFKRRLMSKQVKLICLVCGWNREVKVENAPEKCEKCGSVFLTATYVEDKDALEVVRKAIKGEKMKRREVKKLEELRTVASLFSQYKRSALIALAVRGVGPSNLGRALSRLSDGEDAFLKGLLGEEKRFLRNRKYWQ; this is translated from the coding sequence ATGCTGACACCTTCTGATTTCGTAAAGGTGTTGAGGGAAATAGGTTATACCTCGCTCACTCCAGTCCAGAAACTCGCTATACCTAAGGTCCTTTCCGGGAAGGACACGCTCATAGTAGCACCCACGGGCTCTGGGAAGACTGAGGCAGCAGTTATTCCCCTCTTTTACAAGATCTGGGAGAACAGGCCCAGCAAAATATCGTTGCTCTACTTTACCCCGCTTAGGGCACTCAACAGGGATCTAGAGACAAGGCTGAAGAAGCTAGGGAACGCCCTTGGGATAACTGTGATGACGAGGCACGGGGACACGACAGAGAGGCAGAGGAAGGAAATAGTGAAGTCGCCTCCAGACGCCCTAATAACCACGCCGGAGACCTTCCAGTACTTACTGGTAAACAAAAGCTACCTACAGCTCTTCGAGAACGTTAAGTGGGTCGTAGTGGACGAGCTCCAGGAGATGTTGGACGAGAAGAGGGGCTATGAGCTCTCCGTATTACTCTCTAGGCTAAAGCGAGTATCTAAAAACAAGGTACAGATGATAGGACTTTCCGCCACTATCGGTGACGTGGAATTGGCCAAGAGGTACCTCTCTAACTCGGACGTGGAGTTAGTTAAGGCTAACATGGCCAAGGAGTACCGCATAGACCTCGTAGTCCCTAAGGTAGACGAGGAGAAGGTAGGAGAGATGGAGAATACAGACCCATACTTGTTCTCCAGGCTCGAGAAGGTCAAGGAGATCGTCGAGTCGCACAGGCCAGTGCTCATATTCACTAATACCAGGGAGACCGCAGAGTTCCTGGCGAGCGAACTACAGTCTAGGTACAACCTCAAGGTTGCCGTCCACCACGGCTCCCTGTCGAGGGAAGTGAGGGAGGGCATAGAGAGGGAGTTCAAAGAGGGGAACCTAGACGCCTTAGTGGCGACGTCTAGCCTTGAGCTCGGAATAGACATAGGCAAAATAGGTCTCGTAATACAGTACATGTCTCCCAGGGAGGTCATTAGGCTCCTGCAGAGGGTAGGGAGGAGCGGTCACTCCGTAGGCAAGGTATCGAGGGGGATCGTGATACCTGGGGACTACGTTTACGACGTTTTGGAGTGCAAGGCCATAATCGACTTGTCAAGGGAGGGGTACTTGGAGAGCCCCTCAATAGAGCAAAATCCCTTGGACGTCTTGGCGCATGAAATAGCCGGGATGGTACTCCAGGGGGCGAGCGACCTATACGAGATAATTTCCGTGGTAAAGGAGAGCGTCTACTTCAAGGGCCTTACCGATGAGGAAGTGAGAAAGGTGATCGACTACATGGAGTCCGCTAGAATAGTGAGACAAAGGGACGGCAGGCTAGTCCCGGGATATAGGCTTTGGAAGTACTATTACGGGACAAATATGATCCCGGACTCCATAAGGAGATACTCCGTCGTCAATGTAGCCAACAACGTAGAGCTTGGAAAACTGGACGAGGAGTTTGTGGCAATGCTTGAGGAGGACAGCGTTTTCATCTTGGGCGGAAAGCTCTGGAAGGTAGTGTCAGTGGAGAACGGCAGGATATTCGTGGACAAGGCTGAGCTGAAAAAGGGAGTCTTGCCGAGCTGGTTTGGGGAGTCAATACCAGTTGAGAAGGAAGTGGCGAAGAAGGTATACTCCTATCTAGTTGAGACAATTTCAGGAAAGGGGAGTGAACTGGAGGAAGTCAACAGGGTAGTGGAGGAGTACAAAAGGAGGGGTTACCCAGAGCTTAGGTCTAACGACATACTTGTGGAAGTGATGGGAGATCTCTTGGTTGTTCATAGTCCCTTTGGCAGTAAAGGCAATAACACCCTTGGAGCCCTCCTTTCCTTTTACCTTAGCAGGATAAAGGGGATTAGGACCTCCTACAGGAATGACCCGTATCACATCGTAATAGCGTCCGTCCTCTCCATTTCCAGGGAGGAGGTAGTCGAGGCCTTAAGCCGTTTAAATGCGTTGAGGGACGAAGACGTAGTCGAGATAGTCAAGAGGGCGGTAATTGAGTCACCTCAATTCAAGTGGAAGCTCTACACGGAGGCTAAGAGGTTCGGCGCGATCGATCCAGACTCCGAGGCTGTAGTGAGTTCAACGCTCCTCAAGCAGTTCACGGATACGGTGGTTGGGGAGGAAGCCGTAAAGGAGCTAATGGTGAAGAGCCACGACTTGAGCGTTATCCACGACGTGAAGGAGTACAACTGGATAGTGGTGAACTCCCCCTCGCCCTCGCCCTTGGCAAAGGAGTTCCTGGAGAGGCTCCTTGTTACAGACGCAGAGGAGACTCCCGTAATGCTCGAGGTGTTCAAGAGGAGGTTGATGTCGAAGCAGGTCAAGCTAATCTGCCTAGTCTGCGGGTGGAACAGGGAAGTAAAAGTAGAGAACGCCCCAGAGAAGTGCGAGAAATGCGGTTCCGTCTTCCTCACTGCGACGTACGTCGAGGACAAGGATGCCCTGGAAGTTGTGAGGAAGGCAATTAAGGGAGAGAAGATGAAGAGGAGGGAGGTAAAGAAGCTGGAAGAGCTGAGGACCGTGGCATCCCTATTCTCCCAGTACAAGAGATCAGCCCTCATAGCCCTAGCCGTGAGGGGTGTAGGGCCCTCCAATTTGGGCAGGGCCTTAAGCAGGCTCTCAGACGGAGAGGATGCCTTCCTTAAGGGGTTGTTAGGGGAGGAGAAAAGGTTTCTTAGAAATAGGAAGTACTGGCAGTAA